A window of the Phalacrocorax aristotelis chromosome 9, bGulAri2.1, whole genome shotgun sequence genome harbors these coding sequences:
- the C9H14orf180 gene encoding nutritionally-regulated adipose and cardiac enriched protein homolog isoform X1 gives MSQICPAPPSDPSAEELPTDGSSYPPSILRKRPTVDQAVGGKRKAERRVRFREPEEVIEHAISYCDYVVVDDRSSSGLPVLLWLSFCAVLILAVSLCYASTKQDVKVLEEFQSRLVIFFLQIRHVAQKCWTWFMRQ, from the exons ATGTCCCAAATATGTCCGGCCCCACCTTCTGATCCTAGTGCAGAGGAGCTGCCG ACAGATGGCAGTAGCTATCCTCCTTCAATACTGAGGAAAAGGCCAACTGTGGACCAAGCTGTGGGGGGAAAGcggaaagcagagagaagggtTCGATTTCGTGAGCCAGAAGAAGTCATTGAACATG CCATTTCCTACTGTGACTACGTAGTGG TAGATGACAGGTCATCATCTGGATTGCCTGTGCTCCTGTGGCTCTCATTTTGCGCAGTGCTGATTCTTGCTGTGAGTCTCTGCTATGCCAGCACGAAGCAAGATGTTAAAGTCCTGGAGGAATTTCAATCCCGACTTGTTATCTTCTTTCTTCAGATAAGACACGTTGCTCAGAAATGCTGGACTTGGTTTATGAGGCAGTAA
- the C9H14orf180 gene encoding nutritionally-regulated adipose and cardiac enriched protein homolog isoform X3: protein MYKKEKTDGSSYPPSILRKRPTVDQAVGGKRKAERRVRFREPEEVIEHAISYCDYVVDDRSSSGLPVLLWLSFCAVLILAVSLCYASTKQDVKVLEEFQSRLVIFFLQIRHVAQKCWTWFMRQ from the exons ATGTACAAGAAAGAGAAG ACAGATGGCAGTAGCTATCCTCCTTCAATACTGAGGAAAAGGCCAACTGTGGACCAAGCTGTGGGGGGAAAGcggaaagcagagagaagggtTCGATTTCGTGAGCCAGAAGAAGTCATTGAACATG CCATTTCCTACTGTGACTACGTAGTGG ATGACAGGTCATCATCTGGATTGCCTGTGCTCCTGTGGCTCTCATTTTGCGCAGTGCTGATTCTTGCTGTGAGTCTCTGCTATGCCAGCACGAAGCAAGATGTTAAAGTCCTGGAGGAATTTCAATCCCGACTTGTTATCTTCTTTCTTCAGATAAGACACGTTGCTCAGAAATGCTGGACTTGGTTTATGAGGCAGTAA
- the C9H14orf180 gene encoding nutritionally-regulated adipose and cardiac enriched protein homolog isoform X2, with the protein MYKKEKTDGSSYPPSILRKRPTVDQAVGGKRKAERRVRFREPEEVIEHAISYCDYVVVDDRSSSGLPVLLWLSFCAVLILAVSLCYASTKQDVKVLEEFQSRLVIFFLQIRHVAQKCWTWFMRQ; encoded by the exons ATGTACAAGAAAGAGAAG ACAGATGGCAGTAGCTATCCTCCTTCAATACTGAGGAAAAGGCCAACTGTGGACCAAGCTGTGGGGGGAAAGcggaaagcagagagaagggtTCGATTTCGTGAGCCAGAAGAAGTCATTGAACATG CCATTTCCTACTGTGACTACGTAGTGG TAGATGACAGGTCATCATCTGGATTGCCTGTGCTCCTGTGGCTCTCATTTTGCGCAGTGCTGATTCTTGCTGTGAGTCTCTGCTATGCCAGCACGAAGCAAGATGTTAAAGTCCTGGAGGAATTTCAATCCCGACTTGTTATCTTCTTTCTTCAGATAAGACACGTTGCTCAGAAATGCTGGACTTGGTTTATGAGGCAGTAA